One region of Ovis canadensis isolate MfBH-ARS-UI-01 breed Bighorn chromosome Y, ARS-UI_OviCan_v2, whole genome shotgun sequence genomic DNA includes:
- the LOC138431524 gene encoding LOW QUALITY PROTEIN: zinc finger protein 280B-like (The sequence of the model RefSeq protein was modified relative to this genomic sequence to represent the inferred CDS: deleted 2 bases in 1 codon), translating into MELPCMLHEEEQEPEVRKREGETKQVDDDDDEMILVGAEHVNEDADVIFVGMSSASKPVVSNILNRDTPGSCSRRKGYGHFRKGNTHRSQPVSHMTPTSEAKTVLSVSDSESRSTDSPIIVEPPSQADYKNISPQIVPDCFLKELCSSLIAFTSSLQHPIETAVSAGDMNESPHVSKRLSTCETNRRNPRRPKLSDGIIGEHSLGFSPSGFFHTETTQQSTPDRVHTSLSHVQNGEPCPTPFPKDNVHCKRVRPLRVNGLTKPDFPSLASPNKIGDPIEGNLIVLLRDFYYGEHIGVGQPEPKTHTVFKCLSCLKVLKNVKFMNHRKHHLELERQRGDSWKTHTTCQHCLRQFPTPFQLQCHIESVPTPQESPAVCHICELSFETDQVLLEHMKDNHKPGEMPYVCGLQLQIIIFCRCGCTFQSIPW; encoded by the exons atggaactcccatgtatgttacatgaagaagaacaagagccagaagtacggaaaagggagggagaaaccaaacaagtagatgatgatgatgatgaaatgaTCTTGGTTGGAGCggaacatgtaaatgaagatgctgacgtgatctttgttgggatgagctcagcttcaaaaccagtcgtttcaaatatactgaacagagataccccaggttcttGTTCAAGGAGAAAAGggtatggtcacttcaggaaAGGTAACACTCACAGATCACAGCCTGTTAGTCATAtgactcctacatcagaagcaaagactgtcttgtcagtgtctgactctgaatcAAGATCAACAGATAGTCCTATTATTGttgaacctccgtctcaagctgattataaaaatatttcaccacaaatagtgcctgattgctttttgaaggagttatgttcttctttgattgccttcacaagttcattgcagcatccaatagaaacagcagtttctgcaggagatatgaatgaaagtcctcatgtatcaaagcgaCTTTCCacttgtgaaacaaatcgcagaaatcccagaaggcctaaactcagtgatggcattataggggaacattctttaggtttttccccgtcaggtttttttcatacagagaccactcagcaaagcacaccagaccgtgtccatacctcactaagccatgttcagaatggagaaccttgtccaacaccttttccaaaggacaATGTTCATTGCAAGCGTGTAAGGCCTTTAAGGGTAAATGGACTGACAAAAcctgattttccaagtttggcaagtccaaacaaaattggtgatcccatagaaggaaatctgattgtgttacttcgtGACTTCTACTATGGAGAGCATATaggagttgggcagccagaaccgaagacccacacagtgtttaaatgcctcagctgcttgaaagttctaaaaaatgtcaagtttatgaatcacaggaagcaccatttggaacttgagaggcagagaggtgacagctggaaaacccacaccacctgccagcactgcctccgccagtttcctactcccttccagctgcagtgtcacattgaaagtgtcccCACTCCCCAGGAGTCCCccgcagtctgtcacatctgtgagttgtcctttgagacagatcaggttctcttagagcacatgaaagacaatcataagcctggtgaaatgccctatgtatgc ggtttgcagttacagatcatcattttttgcagatgtggatgcacatttcagagcataccatggtaa